From a single Acidobacteriota bacterium genomic region:
- a CDS encoding radical SAM protein: MFWELTKACNLRCQHCRAIPELSRCSGELTTTEAFDLIDQISEITRPVLILSGGEPLYRPDVFEIGAYGVAKGFRMALATNGTLVDRAIAARVREAGFSRVSISLDGAEAVTHDRFRGLPGSHARALEGLRHLRAEGVSVQINSTVARHNVHELPAMLDLATSLGADALHIFMLVPVGCGVELAEREMLPTDEYERVLHWFYDQSKTTTLDLKATCAPHYFRVRAQRIVDERRQGDRSTPFIAHGTRMHAAPDPAGGRPLSTMTRGCLAGTAVCFVSNEGEIYPCGYLPVSAGNVRRVRFADIWRSAKVFTDLRDYDALTGKCGECRYTGICGGCRARAYADHGDYLAEEPYCSYEPALDTVSPAKVWQPAGENRLAHGHQR, translated from the coding sequence ATGTTCTGGGAGCTCACCAAGGCCTGCAACCTGCGTTGCCAGCACTGCCGGGCCATTCCGGAACTGTCGCGCTGTTCGGGCGAGCTGACGACGACGGAGGCCTTCGACCTCATCGACCAGATCAGTGAGATCACGCGTCCGGTCCTCATCCTTTCGGGCGGCGAGCCCCTGTATCGGCCGGACGTCTTCGAGATTGGCGCGTACGGCGTCGCCAAGGGGTTCCGTATGGCCCTGGCGACCAACGGCACGCTCGTTGACCGGGCCATCGCGGCGCGCGTCCGTGAGGCCGGCTTCTCGCGGGTGTCCATCAGCCTCGATGGCGCGGAGGCCGTCACGCACGACCGGTTCCGCGGACTCCCAGGGTCGCACGCGCGGGCGCTCGAAGGCCTCCGGCACCTTCGGGCCGAAGGGGTGTCGGTTCAGATCAACTCGACGGTCGCGCGCCACAACGTCCACGAGCTGCCGGCGATGCTCGATCTCGCCACCAGCCTCGGCGCCGATGCGCTGCACATCTTCATGCTCGTGCCGGTCGGCTGCGGGGTCGAGCTGGCGGAACGAGAGATGCTGCCGACCGACGAATACGAGCGGGTGCTGCACTGGTTCTACGACCAGTCCAAGACGACCACGCTCGATCTCAAGGCCACCTGCGCGCCGCACTACTTCCGCGTGCGGGCGCAGCGCATCGTCGACGAGCGCCGGCAGGGCGATCGGTCGACGCCGTTCATCGCCCACGGCACGCGGATGCACGCCGCGCCCGACCCGGCCGGCGGCCGCCCGCTGTCGACGATGACGCGAGGCTGCCTGGCCGGCACTGCCGTGTGCTTCGTGTCGAACGAGGGGGAGATCTACCCCTGCGGCTACCTGCCCGTCAGCGCGGGCAACGTGCGTCGCGTCCGCTTTGCCGACATCTGGCGGTCGGCCAAGGTCTTCACGGATCTTCGCGACTACGACGCGCTCACGGGCAAGTGCGGCGAGTGCCGCTACACCGGGATCTGCGGGGGCTGCCGGGCACGCGCCTACGCCGATCACGGCGACTACCTCGCCGAGGAGCCCTACTGCAGCTACGAACCGGCGCTCGACACGGTCTCGCCGGCGAAGGTCTGGCAGCCGGCCGGCGAGAATCGACTCGCGCACGGGCACCAGCGCTGA
- a CDS encoding response regulator: MPSSLRLLVAPGQRLPVDALARALEGRGFSPIVQALDTTGPPFAATDGVPTVLLVPDPPPPGVQSTVDEFRRLGLDLLTVAGRGWPAGSDGARLERLRHGHLVADADLPPGLLALIVDQGLRLESATRRQHEMEAVLVRRRHQQQVVVELGQQALAARDVHELIDRGLDAVAEALGVTMSALVERVQGFDLQLRAGTGWAAGVVGRPISDASFESMVGLGFKRGEPVVIEDVSSWAGGVAPPLLRRHGIVSLALAALPGPDGPLGVLVGCATSRQTFSREDVYFLQATANVLAAAIDRRAAEDGLIQSQIRLQSVQKMEAIGRLAGGIAHDFNNLVQAIGGYTEILLKRLPEHDPLHRHAEEIKKAGDRAAALTRQLLAFSRQQVLQPKVLALNSVVQNIEQLLRRLIGEDIELETELEADLGSVRADAAQLEQVLMNLAVNARDAMPDGGTLTIETRNVVLTKADQREAFAIKTGPYVMLAVSDTGVGMSPDTRARAFEPFFTTKAPGQGTGLGLSTVYGVVKQSDGYIWVDSEPEMGTRVRIYLPRVDAAPDPTEIRRRGPAVAVPRGHETLLLVEDEEGVRELIREWMGGHGYTVLTAAHGNEALQRATSYDGPIHLLIADVVMPQMGGPALAQALQPLRPEMRIIYVSGYADEAIGDPRVLEAGAAFLQKPFTLDSLLRKVREILDAAGETGR, translated from the coding sequence ATGCCCAGTTCCCTTCGACTCCTCGTTGCGCCCGGACAGCGCCTGCCCGTCGACGCCCTTGCCCGGGCGCTCGAGGGACGCGGGTTCTCACCGATCGTGCAGGCGCTCGACACGACCGGCCCGCCGTTTGCCGCGACCGACGGGGTCCCCACCGTGCTGCTCGTGCCCGACCCGCCACCCCCCGGCGTGCAGTCGACGGTCGACGAGTTCCGGCGTCTGGGACTCGACTTGCTGACGGTGGCCGGCCGGGGATGGCCGGCCGGGTCGGACGGCGCGCGCCTCGAGCGCCTGCGCCACGGTCACCTCGTCGCCGACGCCGACCTGCCGCCCGGTCTCCTGGCGCTGATCGTCGATCAGGGTCTCCGCCTGGAGTCGGCGACGCGCCGCCAACATGAGATGGAGGCGGTGCTGGTCAGGAGGCGGCACCAGCAACAGGTCGTCGTGGAACTCGGGCAGCAGGCGCTTGCCGCACGGGACGTCCACGAACTGATCGACCGCGGGCTCGACGCCGTGGCCGAGGCGCTCGGCGTGACGATGTCGGCCCTCGTGGAGCGGGTGCAAGGGTTCGATCTCCAGCTCCGGGCGGGCACGGGCTGGGCGGCCGGCGTGGTCGGGCGCCCCATCTCGGATGCGAGCTTCGAGTCGATGGTGGGTCTCGGGTTCAAGCGGGGGGAGCCCGTCGTCATCGAGGATGTGTCGTCGTGGGCTGGCGGTGTCGCGCCGCCGCTCCTGCGCCGGCACGGCATCGTGAGCCTCGCCCTCGCGGCCCTCCCGGGCCCGGATGGGCCCCTCGGCGTGCTGGTGGGGTGCGCCACCAGCCGGCAGACGTTCTCGCGCGAGGACGTGTACTTCCTGCAGGCGACCGCCAACGTCCTTGCGGCGGCCATCGACCGTCGCGCCGCCGAGGACGGGCTGATCCAGAGTCAGATCCGGCTGCAGAGCGTGCAGAAGATGGAGGCGATCGGCCGGTTGGCTGGCGGTATCGCCCACGACTTCAACAACCTCGTGCAGGCCATCGGCGGGTACACCGAGATTCTCCTGAAGCGGCTGCCCGAGCACGATCCGCTGCATCGCCACGCCGAGGAGATCAAGAAGGCCGGTGACCGCGCGGCGGCGCTGACGCGGCAGCTCCTGGCGTTCAGCCGGCAGCAGGTCCTGCAGCCGAAGGTGCTGGCCCTCAACTCCGTCGTGCAGAACATCGAGCAGCTTCTGAGGCGGTTGATCGGCGAGGACATCGAGCTCGAGACCGAGCTCGAGGCCGACCTCGGGTCGGTCAGGGCCGATGCCGCGCAGCTCGAGCAGGTCCTGATGAACCTCGCGGTCAACGCGCGCGACGCGATGCCAGACGGGGGAACACTGACCATCGAGACCCGCAACGTCGTGTTGACCAAGGCCGACCAGCGAGAGGCCTTCGCCATCAAGACCGGGCCCTATGTCATGCTCGCCGTGTCGGACACCGGCGTCGGCATGTCACCGGACACCCGGGCGCGGGCCTTCGAGCCCTTCTTCACGACGAAGGCTCCGGGCCAGGGGACAGGGCTCGGCCTGTCGACCGTCTACGGCGTCGTGAAGCAGAGCGATGGGTACATCTGGGTCGACAGCGAGCCCGAGATGGGCACGCGGGTGCGAATCTACCTGCCACGGGTCGACGCCGCGCCCGATCCGACCGAAATCCGCCGCCGGGGGCCTGCGGTGGCCGTGCCGAGGGGCCACGAGACGCTCCTGCTCGTCGAAGACGAGGAAGGTGTGCGCGAGCTCATCCGGGAGTGGATGGGTGGACACGGCTATACGGTCTTGACGGCCGCGCACGGCAACGAGGCGCTCCAACGGGCCACGTCCTACGACGGTCCCATCCATCTCCTGATCGCCGACGTGGTGATGCCCCAGATGGGTGGCCCCGCCCTCGCACAGGCGCTCCAGCCGCTCCGCCCGGAGATGCGCATCATCTACGTGTCCGGGTACGCCGACGAGGCCATCGGCGACCCCAGGGTGCTCGAGGCCGGGGCGGCCTTTCTCCAGAAGCCGTTCACGCTCGACAGCCTGCTCAGGAAGGTCCGGGAGATCCTCGACGCGGCCGGCGAGACCGGGCGCTGA
- a CDS encoding HDOD domain-containing protein: protein MPDPHTAPEIVADAALPPDDLFGWLTTDDLVVPMLPALAHQVIELASDPDVSISRLSALVSKEQVIASRVLGLANSAFSAPLQEISTVHEAIVRLGTSAIRNVVVTVCFTSRMHDPAVYGGRGGQLVDHAIGTAYVARLLAERVRVGQDEAFLCGLLHDIGKLVILKLAHDHRRRTGTPLPDAIVELAILERHAAMGGLALRRWRLPSSLEAPVVYHHEYTAAPSQRRETAVAYAANRLAHRYGFGCDVDQADILDDPVCEELGIDAAWLAMLDERAPGLFEIARKILT from the coding sequence GTGCCCGATCCCCACACCGCCCCCGAGATCGTCGCGGACGCGGCCCTGCCGCCCGACGACCTCTTCGGCTGGCTGACGACCGACGACCTCGTCGTCCCGATGCTCCCGGCGCTCGCGCACCAGGTGATCGAGCTCGCCTCCGATCCCGACGTGTCGATCTCGCGCCTGTCGGCCCTGGTCTCGAAAGAGCAGGTTATCGCCTCCCGCGTGCTGGGGCTCGCGAACTCGGCCTTCAGCGCGCCCCTCCAGGAGATCTCGACGGTCCACGAGGCCATCGTCCGGCTCGGGACCTCGGCCATCCGCAACGTCGTCGTCACCGTGTGCTTCACCTCGCGCATGCACGACCCCGCGGTGTACGGCGGACGCGGAGGCCAGCTCGTCGACCACGCGATCGGTACGGCCTACGTCGCCCGGCTGCTCGCGGAGCGCGTGCGCGTCGGCCAGGACGAGGCGTTTCTGTGCGGCCTCCTGCACGACATCGGGAAGCTGGTCATCCTCAAGCTCGCCCACGACCACCGCCGACGCACCGGCACTCCCCTCCCCGATGCGATCGTCGAGCTCGCGATCCTCGAGAGACACGCGGCCATGGGAGGCCTCGCGCTGCGGCGGTGGCGGCTCCCCTCGTCGCTCGAAGCCCCGGTCGTCTACCACCACGAGTACACGGCAGCGCCCTCGCAGCGCCGCGAGACGGCGGTCGCGTACGCGGCCAACCGGCTGGCCCACCGCTACGGGTTCGGCTGCGACGTCGACCAGGCAGACATCCTCGACGACCCGGTCTGCGAGGAGCTCGGCATCGACGCGGCCTGGCTGGCGATGCTCGACGAGCGGGCACCCGGTCTCTTCGAGATCGCACGGAAGATCCTCACGTAG